One Malania oleifera isolate guangnan ecotype guangnan chromosome 9, ASM2987363v1, whole genome shotgun sequence DNA segment encodes these proteins:
- the LOC131164505 gene encoding IRK-interacting protein, with protein sequence MAPPTSSSPSSSKPSPSPSLPTPLHHHFTPIPESEREEQEEEGNEAGVRKETSLRHHPTPIHHQSGNTGKKPPDTTGDDCAVSCNRCRPSGREKTSVVPLNNGRQSVSMASPNGIFRSILASLTWKSPKPSPDSSGEKGREEQWKVAVAELSHKLIQATRKRDEATLEASRLKHSMAELEKKLNKLELYCQNLKSGLDVCSNRLPKQAGDVQIKDFITKSPNSDKVIDHFLVLVSEARASVRLMSRSLTAQLRQMGLGGRVQERISNLLEPFDAKISMSKTPKSMLLYLEALLNRSFFEDFESTGFQKNAADKILNPVERCEANYSSFRVLRGLTWEEVLNKGTKHFSGSFSGFCDRKMSEIVGMLGWNRAWPEPLLQAFFAAAKAVWLTHLLATAVHPSLPIFRVDKGAKFDSAYMEDVAVGGGDKAQKMVQAMVRVMAAPGFYVYGNVVKCKVLCGYYSCNHGNESNGNDKGLLTTPSP encoded by the exons ATGGCTCCTCCCAcctcttcttctccctcttcctCCAAACCCTCTCCTTCTCCTTCACTTCCCACTCCACTCCACCATCATTTCACTCCT ATTCCAGAGAGTGAAAGAGAAGAACAGGAGGAGGAAGGAAATGAAGCAGGCGTGCGCAAGGAAACTTCTCTTAGGCACCACCCAACACCAATCCATCATCAATCTGGCAATACCGGCAAGAAACCGCCGGACACCACCGGCGACGACTGTGCGGTCTCCTGTAACAGATGCCGGCCGAGCGGACGCGAGAAAACGTCCGTCGTGCCGCTCAATAACGGCAGGCAATCAGTGTCGATGGCGAGCCCCAACGGCATATTCCGGTCAATTTTGGCGTCCTTGACCTGGAAGAGTCCCAAGCCGTCGCCGGACTCGTCGGGGGAGAAGGGGAGGGAGGAGCAGTGGAAGGTCGCCGTCGCTGAGCTCTCCCACAAGCTCATCCAAGCCACCCGGAAGCGAGACGAAGCCACTCTGGAAGCTTCTAGACTCAAGCACTCCATGGCCGAATTAGAAAAGAAACTCAACAAGCTCGAATTGTACTGCCAGAATCTGAAATCTGGCCTCGACGTTTGCAGCAACCGTTTACCGAAACAAGCAGGAGATGTTCAAATTAAAGATTTCATTACCAAATCTCCCAATAGCGATAAGGTGATCGACCATTTCTTGGTATTGGTATCGGAGGCTCGCGCCTCGGTCCGGCTTATGAGCCGCTCGCTCACCGCGCAGCTCCGGCAAATGGGGCTCGGAGGCAGAGTCCAGGAGCGAATTTCGAACCTACTGGAACCTTTCGACGCGAAGATTTCGATGTCGAAAACCCCTAAAAGCATGCTCCTGTACCTCGAGGCCTTGCTGAACCGATCCTTCTTCGAGGACTTCGAATCCACCGGATTTCAGAAGAACGCGGCGGATAAAATCCTGAACCCGGTCGAGCGATGCGAGGCGAACTACTCTTCGTTTAGGGTTTTGCGCGGCTTAACCTGGGAGGAGGTATTGAACAAGGGGACGAAGCATTTCAGCGGGAGTTTCAGTGGGTTTTGCGATCGGAAGATGAGCGAGATCGTGGGGATGCTGGGGTGGAACAGGGCGTGGCCGGAGCCGCTGCTACAGGCTTTCTTCGCGGCCGCGAAGGCGGTGTGGCTGACGCACCTCCTGGCCACGGCGGTGCACCCGAGCCTGCCCATTTTCAGGGTGGACAAAGGAGCGAAGTTCGATTCGGCGTACATGGAGGACGTCGCCGTCGGAGGAGGAGACAAAGCTCAGAAGATGGTGCAGGCCATGGTTCGGGTGATGGCGGCGCCGGGGTTCTATGTGTACGGCAACGTGGTCAAGTGCAAGGTGCTTTGCGGGTACTACAGCTGCAACCATGGCAACGAGAGCAATGGAAACGATAAGGGTTTATTAACCACGCCATCTCCGTAG